CTGCTGGGGGAGTGTAAGATTCAACATCACTTGAACTCAAGGATATCCCACTAAAGTTTGTGGAATCTTCAAGGGAGTCTCCATTTGTGTCTGGATATTTACGGATGAAGATGAAGTCATAGTATGTATCTCTACTGGGACTATCGCTATCAGTAACCAAATAGAGATAGTTTAATGGTTGAATAAATGTTCTTGAATACGTATCATCAGTATTCACTCTATAATCTGTCTCGTCTTTAAACTCTGCATCTGCAACAGTAGAACTTAATGGGACTATTATCGCCTCATAAATGTGATATGTGGTAACATCACTCCTCCCATCTACATCAGTCTCAAAACTCCACCAAGGTCTGTGGACTGCTAATCCATTCCCTCCCTGATAATCATCGGTAAACAACAACATGTAACCATCACTGTCTGTTATTCCCACTCCACTGTCCCAATCCCCATTTTTTTGTCCCTTCATCCTGAACCTTACACTGAAAGATCCACTATATCCAATTGAGTTTATAGTCCTAACAGCCTCTATACTGTCTCCTCCGTTTATTCTGAGCTCTCCATTGCTCTCGGTAGGACTTTGCTCTACCTGGATCCATTTATCATTCCAAGTTCCATCTTCAAAATCATCAAAGAATATAAACAGGCCATCTTCATAGTTGTATCCTTTAACCGGAGTTCCAGATCCAAAGTAAAGCGAATAAGTTTTTGATTGACCAGCGTTTATGGAATCTTTGATCCATATTAATGCTTCCTGGTTTGATGTATCCCAGTATTCAACCCAAAAAGGTATTCTGTTCCCATTTTCGTCGTAAAGATCTATAGCCACTTTGACCCGGTATATATCACTATTGCCGTCAGTTTGAGTGTTAGTAAATAGCTGTGTTAAAACACTGGAAGATAAACCCTTTATACTTGAGATTAATATAGGTATCTGATAGTTTGTTAAGTCAACCCCAACTTCGTTTGTTACAGTTATATTCAGCCTGTATTGAAGAGAAGTATTTTTCCAATCTCCTGTATTGGATTTTCCAAACACTAAAACCCCCGCATCGCTCTCATTGAATACATTCACCGGGGAGAGCGAGATTCCCCCTATAGTAGTGTTCACAATTATCGGGACGTTTGTTCCATTAAGAGAGCCATTTAAAAGCACGTAAGCAAGGGCACCATCTCCGGGATAAAAGTCGCCGAAGTAAATGTAATCTTTACTAACGCTTCTAGAGAATTCCCCAAGTACGTAAGGGTCATCACTGCTGCCATTTCCTTCGAGTACCTTTATTGGCTTTCCTATCAGCTCAGGATATGGGTAAAGGCAAGCCCTAATAGATCTCGAATATCTTCCTCCCGTCATTGGAGGGAATAGTGGATCCTCGAGGTTTCTAATGTCTATAAACGCATAAGTGTAGTTGCCGCTCTTTGGAATAGAGCCGTCGTAAACTATCTTGCCGTTAAAATCCCTCACCGTTATGTTAGGAATCTTTGCCTTTACGAAAATGGTGAAGGAATCAAGAACACCAACAGTAATGCTCATGTTGCTTAATATCTCCTCGTCGCTCTGCTCTATCAAAAATCCCTGCTCAAGGAGATAGTCTCTTGTTAAAGCAAGCCACCTTTCAATGGTCTGGTTTTGCATAATCTTCTCCAAATTCTCATAGCCAGAAAGTTCCTCACTGGTTCCAAATAGAATTAAATCTTTCAAGGTTTCGTTAGCCGTTTTCTGTTTTATAAATTCTCCAGTGACTGTAACGTAGTCTATGACAGCTATTAATGCTCGTTTTCCAGAAATCTCAAGTGCCCTTTGAAAGTCAGAGTCAAAGTAAGCAACTCCCCTGAAGCTCCTCTCTACAAGAACCCTCTCGTTCTGTGCCTGAAATATTTGAGAGGAAACATCCTCATAAGTCGCCAAAAGAAGTAGCATAGGGATGAGAAGAACTAAAACAGCAGAATTTAAAATAAAACCTCTCCTCTTCATCAGTCCTCCCTCCATACTCTCAGGGTAATTTGTACAGGCTCAAAAAGTCCCGGAATTTCTCCCATATCAACAAAAGAAATCCTAACCTCTTCTGAAAGATCAACATCTATCGGATTATTCTGAGAGCCGTCAAAGGGTGTCTTTCTCCATTCTCCTGGATTTGAGTCTCCTCTATAGTTGAGTTTATCGAAGAGTCTTAGAATTGCATCATCTACAGCGTAGCCTCCCCCTATATCAGGGTTGAGGTCGTCAATTGATATAGACTTGTATGGAGGATCTCCAACAAGTATATTCTTCTCCACAATTCCGGAAGAACCGTTGTAGTAGTAGGTCAAATTGTAGCCCTTATAAGTTGGGTAACCCTGGAGAAGGAAGGGGAAGACCTCTCCATAACCGGCATATCCTTGAATGAAGTATTTTATAATACCTCTCGTTTTACCTTCTCTAAATCCGTAATCAGAAGTATAACTTTGGGCAATAAACGTATTCAAGCTTCCAGGAACCATCATGGTTTCATTAAGCCTAGTATAAGCTATCCTGAAAAGGTATTTATCGATAGATCCATTGTAGATTGTGTAGCCGTTTTCAGTAAACTCCATAGTACCAATTGCATAAAAATTAAAGTTTATCCCAACCCATAAATCAGAATACCAGGGATCCGCATATGGTGGAAACGTATAACTTACCTGCATTTGAGAACATCTGTAGATACTACATGAAGAATAAACTACATCGTTGTAATCAATATAAATTGAAAGGGGAATAGAGTATAGGGTTATGAGGATTCTCGGGACGTAATCAATCTTTATCCACGAGTTTGGATACCCATAGAGCTTTCTCCGCCTTTCCCCCCCATAGTCTCGTCCTCCATACTCAAAAGTCAGTCCATCATCAGACAGGCGGGAGTCTAAGGCCAATATAAACGTGAAAGATGTTTTACTGAGATTGACATAGTCCATGCCCGCTTTAGTCTGAAGGGCATTTTTTATTTCATCATTTGTTATATCGATCTCATCCACCCCGTTTTCATTAACATCTTTCTCCAAAAGCTCCACAGTATTCGCTCCAAAAGAATAATACAGCTTTACTTTATCAACACCCTCTGTCTTCAAGTGAATGTTTATGTTTCTTATTTCGCCGGGCACAAAGAGGGTGTTGAAATAAGTTATTCCAGTGTAATCACTTTCCAAGTCATATAGCTTCACCAAGCCTGGATCTTCGACTGCAAGGGATGAACTTTGATATTTTAAATGAAGCGTTGTGCCACTACCAACTCCAAGCTCGTATCCACAAGGACCATTGCTATATACAATCTTTAACGGAGTGGATCCTGGGTTGATATAATCACTTATATCTATTAACTCATCACTAGACGAAGTTACAAAGGTGTTGTTTAGATACACATCCATATCTTGGGTTGTTCTTTTTACAAACCTCCCATCCGCAATTATGGATTTGGCATCTTCTGGTATAGTTATATTGGTCATGAGAGTGAATGTGTTGTAATGATAATAAGAACATGCTGCTGCTAGTGCTCTGTGGATTCCAATTAAGTCCTCCCTTATCAGCGTCGCTTTTGATAAATACGCCCTCGCCATATATCCCCTCGGCGTCTGGTTGTACTTGTATCCGCTCAAGGTGAGCGTTGCGGGAGAAACCTCAAAAGCCTTGGAGTAATTCCCACCGACCTTTCTAAGATAAGAGCTCGTGTAGTTGTTTATGAGCAGTTCGTAGTAATAGCCCTCGAGGGTCTTGTTCAAAAGGTATCCCAAAATTAGCTCCGCCTTATGGGTGAGGTTTTTCTCGGGGAAAAGATCTCTAGTTGCCCAGTAAGTGGCGATTATATCAAGGGGACTCATGTCCGGGTTCACAAGAGACTCATCGAGAGCACCACTGGTGCTCCAGTTTTCCAAAATCTCCG
This genomic window from Thermococcus alcaliphilus contains:
- a CDS encoding DUF2341 domain-containing protein, giving the protein MKRRGFILNSAVLVLLIPMLLLLATYEDVSSQIFQAQNERVLVERSFRGVAYFDSDFQRALEISGKRALIAVIDYVTVTGEFIKQKTANETLKDLILFGTSEELSGYENLEKIMQNQTIERWLALTRDYLLEQGFLIEQSDEEILSNMSITVGVLDSFTIFVKAKIPNITVRDFNGKIVYDGSIPKSGNYTYAFIDIRNLEDPLFPPMTGGRYSRSIRACLYPYPELIGKPIKVLEGNGSSDDPYVLGEFSRSVSKDYIYFGDFYPGDGALAYVLLNGSLNGTNVPIIVNTTIGGISLSPVNVFNESDAGVLVFGKSNTGDWKNTSLQYRLNITVTNEVGVDLTNYQIPILISSIKGLSSSVLTQLFTNTQTDGNSDIYRVKVAIDLYDENGNRIPFWVEYWDTSNQEALIWIKDSINAGQSKTYSLYFGSGTPVKGYNYEDGLFIFFDDFEDGTWNDKWIQVEQSPTESNGELRINGGDSIEAVRTINSIGYSGSFSVRFRMKGQKNGDWDSGVGITDSDGYMLLFTDDYQGGNGLAVHRPWWSFETDVDGRSDVTTYHIYEAIIVPLSSTVADAEFKDETDYRVNTDDTYSRTFIQPLNYLYLVTDSDSPSRDTYYDFIFIRKYPDTNGDSLEDSTNFSGISLSSSDVESYTPPAVTSQILAKAYDLQPFLDCLLEQRYFGIYDGWSIFERLEGSYDNHEKYEELANKTQDELGISYEDKHYPIGLVSFMIPHDSFDSKLYTLFTSGLTARPLKEGQSSADYYFLQYYFGSGNETNGYRMWGVSYGTLDTPYFIFNPPVDLSFIPFFLDNQTALSILGKEASCDLLVNYPCS
- a CDS encoding TPM domain-containing protein is translated as MRRRGFVFTLDALLSLILVMVFVSGMVAIIDNTNVYTSSLREGSKYKAEDVLTTLRNVPLKELVSPEILENWSTSGALDESLVNPDMSPLDIIATYWATRDLFPEKNLTHKAELILGYLLNKTLEGYYYELLINNYTSSYLRKVGGNYSKAFEVSPATLTLSGYKYNQTPRGYMARAYLSKATLIREDLIGIHRALAAACSYYHYNTFTLMTNITIPEDAKSIIADGRFVKRTTQDMDVYLNNTFVTSSSDELIDISDYINPGSTPLKIVYSNGPCGYELGVGSGTTLHLKYQSSSLAVEDPGLVKLYDLESDYTGITYFNTLFVPGEIRNINIHLKTEGVDKVKLYYSFGANTVELLEKDVNENGVDEIDITNDEIKNALQTKAGMDYVNLSKTSFTFILALDSRLSDDGLTFEYGGRDYGGERRRKLYGYPNSWIKIDYVPRILITLYSIPLSIYIDYNDVVYSSCSIYRCSQMQVSYTFPPYADPWYSDLWVGINFNFYAIGTMEFTENGYTIYNGSIDKYLFRIAYTRLNETMMVPGSLNTFIAQSYTSDYGFREGKTRGIIKYFIQGYAGYGEVFPFLLQGYPTYKGYNLTYYYNGSSGIVEKNILVGDPPYKSISIDDLNPDIGGGYAVDDAILRLFDKLNYRGDSNPGEWRKTPFDGSQNNPIDVDLSEEVRISFVDMGEIPGLFEPVQITLRVWRED